The genomic segment AGCCGAGCTTCATTCCGACAATGGCAAGTTTGACAATTTGGTCGGGCAATTTTTAATGAGTCGATTGGACGAGAATCCCGCATGGGGGAATAAATATGGTTCCGGAGGAAATAAATGTAGTCCAGTTTCATTTGCAAGGTCATCAGCCGCAGTGGAATTCGTGTATGGCTCCGAATCCGAAAAGTTTAAATATTGGTCAGGAGCCAAAAACAAGCCATACGGCGAGGTTGGCTATTATCAGTTCCAAAACATATTTGGGCCAGGTGTCACATATGACTCGGGAAATACAGGTGATCAGAACTTGGCGAGGTTGCACGGAGACAATTTGGGACTTTCAGTGGCAATGCGAAAAATGGCCGCACCGGGTGTTCAAGTGTGGTCTGGAACGGGGTTTCATGTATCAAACTCTGAGGTTTGGGACATGCGACTAACACCTGGCGCGATTATCGGGCTTGGAGCTCATTCTGCTATATTTGTCGGCTACTCGACGGATAGCCGAGGCATCCTTCAGGTAACCTATTGGGATGACCATAATACGACCTACACATATGGGAGATTTGAAAATGATCGAAATCGCTGGGTGAAACCAAGATTGTTTCATGGCGGTAATTGGAATTAGAATAATGACACAATGAAAAGAGTTGCTCTACTTGTTGCATTCTTATTGCCACTTATGGCTTATTCTCAGGTCGTTGCCATCGCTGTAGACACTTTGCAAGGAGATTCAGAATTCAAGGGTGAAATTGATTTGGTTATTCTGCTTTCCACGAGTAAAGAAAATAGCCAAAGGGATCTTCAACGATTGATGGAGGCGGAAGACTGTAGAAGGTTTAAAAGAATAGCAATTGCAGTAGACTCTTCGATTGCTGAAATTCCGGAAATTCTATTTACGTGGACCTGGGTTTCTAAGTTGTGGATTTATGGCGATCTTGAATATTTTGCGGCTGGTTTCGAAAACCATCAAATTCCCATGCCGAATCATGAAAAAATTCCACGGAAATTCCGAAGATTCATCAATTTGGAGGAATTGCAAATTTCATTATTGCCAATCCGAAAAATTGGTATTGTTGGTCGATTGAAGAAAATTAACGTACTAAAGTTGAATTCGATTTTGTTGCGACGCCTTCCGCTCTCCGTCGGTACCTTAAAAGAGCTATCCACTTTGAGTGTTTCAAATTCTCCTTTTCAAAAATTGCCAAATTGGATCGGAAATCTCTCCAACCTAAGCGAAATCAACATCTCGAACACGGGTGTTAAATCATTGCCAAAGCAACTGTTTTCCTGCGAATTGCTAAGAACCATTGATTTTTCCTTCACAAACGTGAGTTTGGTTCCTGATGAAATTAAGAGCTTGTCTAATTTGGAAAGAATCGTTGCACCAGGAGAAATTCAATATTGCTCCCCATCGATTTGCGAATTGCCCGTCCTGAAAATATTTATAGGAGGGTTTACTGATTCTGCTGTCCGCCCAAAGTGTCTTGACGACACACTACAATGGGAAAACGCAGATTTGGTGTATGTAAAAAGGTAATAGCTCAAAGTCTCTGCTGGCCCGTATAATGGTCTAAGTTTGCAGGAATAGAGATATTGAAAGTGCCCCGCGCTCAGATTTGAGCTGAATCAAGGCGAGTTTCCTTTGCGAAGGTGGTTTCACGGGCATTGGAATATGATATTTGAAACATTATATGTCAAAATATCTGCTGGGTGTGTTCTTTGCAATGTTGGTCTGGAAATCGATGAAATTTTTGTCGGTGATAGGCCACTTGGGCCTAATCCGTATACCATCAAGCACTAAAAGCATCCGAGCATCGTATTCCTAGGCGACACCATGGAGGTGGACAGGGTTGCCTACGGGGAATACTTTGTACTTGCAACTGAAAATGCTGAAATCGCTGACAGTCTGGTTGGTTCACAAGAGATAAGGGTTAGTTTGATGTCGGTCTTGCGCACTGGTTATTCGATGGGGTCGGGGCAGGAGGGCGCCCTCTAAGTGAAAAGTAAAAATGGCCGGTTGGCCATCATTGGAGGCAATATATGGAATGCAATAACATCCTATTTAGGTTGGCAGGTTCAAGTGAGCTTGGAATGTCCTTTTGCACAAAGGCCCAAATGCGCCTCGGCCTATCGGCCTTTGTGGCTGTGTTGCTTCTGTTTTCGAATGGCAGCCTGTTCGCCGGGTCGGTGACCTATGTGAAGCCGATTGCGAATGCCAACCTGACCGCGGGACATGTGGTGACGTTGAGCGACCCTACGTGGGTGGATGAGTTCAACAACCCGGGGGATTTTGCGGTGCGGCGGGAGAATCAGGTGCGGTTGATTTATAGCCGTGATTCTTTGAGTGATGTGGACGGGGCCAACTGGACTTTGAGTGTCAACTATACGATTTTCTTTACGGGTCAGCCTCAGTTGCAGCCTGTGACCGGGACCTTGGCCATCGGGCATACTTCCTCTTTGCATAACTATACGGCTGCGCAGGTTTACGCGCCCGGGTCTCATACTGTGAGGGTAAAGCTGAACTCGGTGACGGTGGGCGGGACTACGCCTTTTCCGGAGGACGTGCACATGGAGGTGGTGACGGTGACCGAACGCTATCGGAAACTCGACATTGCGCAGCAGCCTGTCTTGAATTTCAATTCGACAACGGGGGTGTTGAGCTGGAATTACGTGCCGGGGGCGGAGGAGTATGATTTGGAATGGGCCTGGGTGGATTCTGCATCGGGCCTGGATTCGGCGGTGTCTTCAAGCGCGCTGCGCGGGGTGAACATGCCCGGGAATTATTATTTGCCGCAGCTCAATTATCGTGCGGGGACGGTTTGGTTTCGCGTGCGTGCCGTGGGGCGTTTCATCGACATGGGCAATGACTGGAGCTACAGGAGGTTTGGGGCCTGGTCCGATGCGGCGGGTTGGGAGATCGACGGGACCGACTGTTTCGAGCGGTACCGCAACCTGACCTGGACGGCGAGTTTTGCCGAGGACGGGAAATTCAAGAAGGTGGTGACGTATGTGGACGGAGCCGGGAAGACGCGGCAAAGTGTGACGCAATTGAGCAGCGACAGCACGTCGGTGGTGGTGCAGACGGAGTATGACAACGAGGGCCGGGGGGTTCTGACGACGATCCCCATCCCTGTAGCCGGGATTGACCTGCATTACCGGGATTTGCTGAACACGACCGCCGGGGGTACGTTGGCCTACGAACCCGGCGA from the Bacteroidota bacterium genome contains:
- a CDS encoding leucine-rich repeat domain-containing protein: MKRVALLVAFLLPLMAYSQVVAIAVDTLQGDSEFKGEIDLVILLSTSKENSQRDLQRLMEAEDCRRFKRIAIAVDSSIAEIPEILFTWTWVSKLWIYGDLEYFAAGFENHQIPMPNHEKIPRKFRRFINLEELQISLLPIRKIGIVGRLKKINVLKLNSILLRRLPLSVGTLKELSTLSVSNSPFQKLPNWIGNLSNLSEINISNTGVKSLPKQLFSCELLRTIDFSFTNVSLVPDEIKSLSNLERIVAPGEIQYCSPSICELPVLKIFIGGFTDSAVRPKCLDDTLQWENADLVYVKR